Proteins encoded within one genomic window of Raineyella fluvialis:
- a CDS encoding SDR family NAD(P)-dependent oxidoreductase, which yields MSEPVNAPADAPGPEGSGASEGSAGPVPPAAVVLVSGGSRGLGLALVRMVLDSGAKVAAFARTITPELQVLADAFPDRTYVAPVDITDVDAVTAFVKQATAKLGRIDGLVNNAAVGQDSMLMQTSPADIARIIGTDLTAPLVLTRAVLRGMIRRNGRGRIVMITSVGAQRGYAGLAAYAAAKGGLDAAMRTLAREMHGRVLVNSVAPGFFASEMSSVLGSEQLGAITRRTPSGRLVEPDNIVPITRMLLFDDTNLNGQVITVDGGSSI from the coding sequence ATGTCTGAGCCCGTCAACGCCCCCGCCGATGCCCCCGGCCCTGAGGGCTCGGGCGCCTCTGAGGGATCCGCCGGTCCCGTCCCGCCGGCCGCCGTGGTCCTGGTCTCCGGAGGCTCCCGCGGCCTCGGCCTGGCCCTGGTGCGGATGGTGCTGGACTCCGGCGCCAAGGTCGCCGCGTTCGCCCGGACGATCACCCCGGAGCTGCAGGTGCTCGCCGACGCCTTCCCCGACCGTACGTACGTCGCGCCGGTCGACATCACCGACGTCGACGCGGTGACCGCCTTCGTCAAGCAGGCGACCGCGAAGCTGGGCAGGATCGACGGGCTGGTCAACAATGCCGCTGTCGGTCAGGACTCGATGCTGATGCAGACGTCGCCGGCCGACATCGCCCGGATCATCGGCACCGACCTCACCGCCCCGCTGGTGCTCACCCGGGCGGTGCTGCGCGGGATGATCCGCCGCAACGGCCGGGGGCGGATCGTGATGATCACCTCGGTGGGCGCACAGCGCGGCTATGCCGGTCTGGCCGCGTACGCCGCCGCCAAGGGCGGTCTCGACGCGGCGATGCGCACCCTGGCCCGGGAGATGCACGGCCGGGTCCTGGTGAACTCGGTGGCCCCCGGCTTCTTCGCCTCGGAGATGAGCTCGGTGCTCGGCTCGGAGCAACTGGGCGCCATCACCCGGCGTACGCCGTCCGGGCGGCTCGTCGAGCCGGACAACATCGTGCCGATCACCCGGATGCTGCTCTTCGACGACACCAACCTCAACGGTCAGGTGATCACCGTGGACGGCGGCAGCTCGATCTGA
- a CDS encoding PIG-L family deacetylase, with protein sequence MLQRRQPAPSDRSPARATRRRSLLVAGALTLLLTACGSVLGSAPRATPSAAGGCTGGSLQVVAHQDDDLFFMSPDLLHDLGIQRERCIRTVFLTAGDAGYGQDYWSARERGMEAAYAEAAKVPDTWESSSFTASGHQVLVRTLVPRRTVSLVFLRLPDGMPGGEGSDQQHHQSLPKLLDGRIPDMTAVDGSATYTAAGLRDELVALMDDARPALIRTTDFVHPIGDGDHGDHHAAAYLTRDASRRADVEHRILSYQGYPVKDKPKNVGADDLALKTAVYDTYQGFALPSEPMWRPAWLYRQYVVADTQVPAATAPASVDTSPYRPGPGE encoded by the coding sequence ATGCTCCAGCGCCGGCAGCCGGCTCCGTCCGATCGCTCGCCGGCCCGGGCGACGCGCCGACGGTCCCTGCTCGTGGCCGGCGCCCTGACGCTGCTCCTCACCGCCTGCGGCTCGGTCCTCGGCTCGGCGCCCCGGGCGACACCCTCCGCGGCGGGCGGCTGCACCGGCGGCTCGCTGCAAGTCGTGGCGCACCAGGACGACGACCTGTTCTTCATGAGCCCGGACCTGCTCCACGATCTCGGCATCCAGCGCGAGCGGTGCATCCGTACGGTCTTCCTCACCGCCGGGGACGCGGGCTACGGGCAGGACTACTGGAGCGCCCGCGAGCGGGGGATGGAGGCCGCGTACGCCGAGGCTGCCAAGGTCCCGGACACCTGGGAGTCGAGCTCCTTCACCGCCTCCGGCCACCAGGTGCTGGTCCGTACCCTGGTGCCGCGGCGGACCGTCTCCCTGGTCTTCCTTCGCCTCCCTGACGGGATGCCCGGCGGGGAGGGCAGCGACCAGCAGCACCACCAGAGCCTGCCGAAGCTCCTCGACGGCAGGATCCCTGACATGACAGCCGTCGACGGCTCCGCGACGTACACCGCGGCCGGGCTTCGGGACGAACTCGTGGCCCTGATGGACGACGCCCGCCCCGCCCTGATCCGCACCACTGATTTCGTCCACCCGATCGGCGACGGCGACCACGGCGACCACCACGCCGCCGCCTACCTGACCCGGGACGCCAGTCGGCGGGCGGACGTCGAGCACCGGATCCTCAGCTACCAGGGCTACCCGGTCAAGGACAAGCCGAAGAACGTCGGCGCCGACGACCTCGCCCTGAAGACGGCCGTCTACGACACGTACCAGGGCTTCGCGCTGCCGTCGGAGCCGATGTGGCGGCCGGCGTGGCTCTACCGCCAGTACGTCGTCGCCGACACGCAGGTGCCTGCCGCCACTGCACCGGCCTCGGTGGACACGTCGCCGTATCGCCCCGGCCCCGGGGAATGA
- a CDS encoding YfhO family protein yields the protein MPQGRTPVRFPVSAARGRRWREAVTGTPGAAALAALLSVTVMVVQAVVRGEYPFGDLPRGFDDYFAQFVPYHAMFQRLLHGDPGIDAQFNWFVGLGQPFLPDYAVYLGGPWTLLIGLFPVTRVELGMVVVTLLKVAMVAASMVVYLRIAHGAGHPVLAAVVGTAYATSGFILEEGLYDPMWLEGVAAFPLIALVGHWCRTGRHAVPSVLLIALLYWSNFYSAIMATIGAVYLTLVMALVDRLPPRRLGEQLGRLAVRGLLGVGLTLPLVLPGVLAGTQAPPLDMTYGPRNVPLWRYLSKLFSLTELLDFSPGLAIGTLLLIAALAFFAHRRIPLRERLTLGLGLVVMFATMSWDVTRLVWFGFTEPHGSFFRNAFVVSGFLLVLAWRFLLRPPPGLLATVLGGGAVLAVLGWLTLIHHRGPHHAWSTPLTVVMVLAAVAGVAVMAIRPGTRRVVGPILVSLLVLELGLNAVVVEQLRASVRQPMGRWYADADRDLALVREHRASGQGWPPYRLDDAAYWYGNQSGLLGEPGVRYYSSTFTAQSARVFADLGVPSLANGRLMGPTVEDAPLFALLGVSARLEHPEPGRSRVSTYRSFPLVRVAPPARPSVTGVASVFAHRDGLWDEQVYTAPVWATRPATDGAVVPAGNQTRLAGTCPAGGVLQADLRPAGGAVTLRTSGSTSGGQRVDTPAPDERPAPVTVALPATGAFDLAYVADNRAPQPLALDRFACFDAARAAGFVDAAQRDSPGLLVHGRHLEATWPHPVSGDVIVSTTAVDGWSCDVDGQPARIIPARACSACPCREPAASPAATRRPCSRRRPPRRSSAWRPSWRSASSGAVRSAGGATGAEHRPGPPRSGPPELRAGHAILAAGARRRPFPPHDSEG from the coding sequence ATGCCCCAGGGGCGCACACCCGTACGCTTCCCGGTGAGCGCTGCGCGCGGCCGCCGTTGGCGGGAGGCTGTCACCGGTACCCCTGGAGCGGCCGCCCTCGCCGCGCTGCTGTCCGTCACCGTGATGGTGGTGCAGGCGGTGGTCCGCGGCGAGTACCCGTTCGGTGACCTGCCCCGCGGGTTCGACGACTACTTCGCCCAGTTCGTCCCCTACCACGCCATGTTCCAGCGGCTGCTGCACGGCGATCCCGGCATCGATGCGCAGTTCAACTGGTTCGTCGGGCTGGGCCAGCCGTTCCTGCCCGACTATGCCGTCTACCTCGGCGGACCGTGGACGCTGCTGATCGGCCTGTTCCCGGTGACCCGGGTCGAACTCGGCATGGTCGTGGTGACCCTGCTCAAGGTCGCGATGGTGGCCGCGTCGATGGTGGTGTACCTGCGGATCGCCCACGGCGCCGGACACCCGGTGCTCGCCGCCGTCGTCGGGACCGCGTACGCCACCAGCGGGTTCATTCTCGAGGAGGGCCTGTACGACCCGATGTGGCTCGAGGGGGTCGCGGCCTTCCCGCTGATCGCCCTGGTCGGCCACTGGTGCCGGACCGGCCGCCACGCGGTGCCCAGCGTGCTGCTCATCGCCCTGCTCTACTGGTCGAACTTCTACAGCGCCATCATGGCCACCATCGGCGCCGTCTACCTGACCCTGGTGATGGCCCTGGTGGACCGGCTGCCGCCGCGCCGACTCGGCGAGCAGCTCGGGCGCCTCGCCGTGCGCGGCTTGCTCGGCGTCGGGCTGACGCTGCCACTGGTGCTGCCCGGAGTGCTGGCGGGGACCCAGGCTCCGCCGCTCGACATGACGTACGGGCCCCGCAACGTGCCGCTGTGGCGCTACCTCTCGAAGCTCTTCAGCCTCACCGAGCTCCTCGACTTCAGCCCCGGCCTGGCGATCGGCACCCTCCTGCTCATCGCCGCGCTGGCCTTCTTCGCCCACCGACGGATCCCCCTGCGGGAACGGCTCACCCTCGGCCTCGGCCTGGTCGTCATGTTCGCCACGATGTCGTGGGACGTCACCCGGCTGGTCTGGTTCGGGTTCACCGAGCCGCACGGGTCCTTCTTCCGCAATGCCTTCGTGGTCAGCGGCTTCCTCCTGGTGCTGGCCTGGCGGTTCCTGCTGCGGCCACCTCCCGGCCTGCTCGCCACCGTCCTCGGCGGTGGCGCGGTGCTGGCGGTGCTCGGCTGGCTGACGCTCATCCACCACCGCGGACCGCACCACGCCTGGTCCACGCCGCTCACCGTGGTGATGGTGCTGGCGGCCGTGGCCGGCGTCGCCGTGATGGCGATCCGGCCCGGCACCCGGCGCGTGGTCGGCCCGATCCTGGTCTCCCTCCTGGTCCTGGAGTTGGGGCTGAACGCCGTCGTGGTCGAGCAGTTGCGGGCCTCGGTGCGCCAGCCGATGGGACGCTGGTACGCCGACGCCGACCGCGACCTCGCGCTGGTCCGGGAGCACCGGGCGAGCGGCCAGGGCTGGCCGCCCTACCGGCTGGACGACGCCGCGTACTGGTACGGCAACCAGTCCGGCCTGCTGGGTGAGCCGGGCGTGCGGTACTACTCGTCCACCTTCACCGCGCAGTCGGCCCGGGTGTTCGCCGACCTCGGCGTCCCTTCACTCGCCAACGGCCGGTTGATGGGCCCGACCGTCGAGGACGCGCCCCTCTTCGCCCTGCTCGGCGTCTCGGCCCGGCTGGAACATCCCGAGCCGGGGCGGTCCCGGGTGAGCACCTACCGGTCGTTCCCGCTGGTCCGCGTCGCGCCCCCGGCGCGGCCGTCGGTCACCGGGGTCGCCTCGGTGTTCGCCCATCGCGACGGACTGTGGGACGAGCAGGTCTACACGGCGCCGGTGTGGGCGACCCGGCCGGCCACGGACGGCGCCGTGGTGCCCGCCGGCAACCAGACCCGGCTGGCCGGCACCTGCCCCGCCGGAGGAGTGCTCCAGGCCGACCTGCGGCCGGCGGGCGGTGCGGTGACACTGCGGACCTCGGGGTCCACCTCGGGTGGCCAGCGCGTCGACACGCCCGCCCCCGATGAGCGGCCGGCGCCGGTCACCGTGGCACTGCCCGCGACGGGAGCCTTCGATCTGGCGTACGTGGCCGACAACCGGGCGCCCCAGCCGCTGGCGCTGGACCGGTTCGCCTGCTTCGACGCCGCCCGCGCGGCCGGCTTCGTCGACGCGGCACAGCGCGATTCCCCCGGCCTGCTGGTGCATGGTCGCCACCTCGAGGCGACCTGGCCGCACCCGGTGTCGGGTGACGTGATCGTGTCGACGACCGCGGTCGACGGCTGGTCCTGCGACGTCGACGGGCAGCCTGCTCGGATCATCCCCGCGAGGGCCTGCTCAGCCTGCCCGTGCAGGGAGCCAGCCGCCTCTCCTGCCGCTACTCGACGCCCGTGCTCGCGCCGGCGACCGCCGCGGCGCTCGTCTGCCTGGCGGCCGTCGTGGCGCTCGGCCTCATCCGGCGCCGTACGGTCAGCAGGTGGCGCGACCGGAGCTGAGCACCGGCCCGGGCCACCGCGGTCCGGCCCTCCGGAGCTCCGCGCAGGGCATGCGATACTGGCCGCCGGGGCCCGCCGCAGGCCCTTCCCCCCGCACGATTCCGAAGGATGA